From one Acidimicrobiia bacterium genomic stretch:
- a CDS encoding ArsR family transcriptional regulator: MTVQHAVLGMTPPEFLQLAGHPLRWQLLGELARSDRTVHELTGLVGEAQNLVSYHLGQLREAGLVSTRRSSADGRDAYYTADLTRISELLTATAGALHPGLRLTPPSGGSDGPGTATVLFLCTGNSARSQMAEALTRDRSGGAVQAYSAGSHPKPLHPNAVRVMRDEHGVDLAGHESKHLGVFADQHFDWVISMCDRVREVCPEFPGDPETIHWSIPDPAAGQVDDEASYPAFQRTAAELETRIGFLLAVLTNGTPAS; the protein is encoded by the coding sequence GTGACGGTGCAACACGCTGTTCTGGGCATGACCCCGCCCGAGTTCCTTCAACTGGCGGGCCATCCGCTGCGTTGGCAGCTGCTGGGCGAGCTGGCCAGAAGTGACCGCACCGTGCACGAGCTGACGGGCCTGGTCGGCGAGGCGCAGAACCTCGTCTCGTACCACCTGGGCCAGCTCCGGGAAGCCGGCCTTGTCTCGACGCGCCGCAGCTCGGCCGACGGCCGCGACGCCTACTACACCGCCGATTTAACCCGGATCAGTGAGCTGCTCACGGCGACGGCCGGGGCTCTTCACCCCGGCCTTCGCCTCACCCCGCCGTCAGGTGGCAGCGACGGGCCAGGCACGGCGACGGTCCTGTTCTTGTGCACGGGCAACAGCGCCCGGTCGCAGATGGCCGAGGCGCTGACCCGCGATCGTTCCGGAGGAGCCGTCCAGGCCTATAGCGCCGGCAGCCATCCCAAGCCGTTGCACCCCAACGCGGTCCGGGTGATGCGAGACGAGCACGGCGTCGACCTGGCCGGTCACGAGTCGAAGCATCTGGGCGTGTTCGCCGACCAGCACTTCGACTGGGTGATCAGCATGTGCGACCGGGTCCGCGAGGTGTGCCCCGAGTTCCCCGGCGACCCCGAGACCATCCACTGGAGCATCCCTGACCCGGCGGCCGGCCAAGTCGATGACGAGGCCAGCTACCCGGCATTCCAACGAACCGCTGCCGAGCTCGAAACCCGCATCGGGTTCCTGCTCGCGGTACTCACCAACGGCACACCCGCGTCCTGA
- a CDS encoding sigma-70 family RNA polymerase sigma factor: MTDTAKLDPTAVELGFEQHRTELTAYCYRMLGSAFEAEDAVQETLVRAWRSFDRFEGRAAVRSWLYRIATNVCFDMLKGRRRRALPMDFMAVGRADGPVDPPLPELTWVGPVPDGRVMTAAGDPAEEAETRESVRLAFVAALQHLPPSQRAVLILREVLRWKANEVAELLDTTVVSVNSALQRARSTLADRNVTTRNVLPPIDDAHQELLARYVDAFERFDIESLVKLLHDDATMSMPPYALWLRGSGELGAWLRGPGSACRGSRLAPIAANGAPAFAQWRSSPVGGFEAWSIHVLELSAGRITGIDFFVDQRLFPLFGVPIRLTG; encoded by the coding sequence ATGACCGACACTGCGAAGCTCGACCCCACCGCTGTCGAGCTGGGTTTCGAGCAGCACCGAACCGAGTTGACCGCGTACTGCTACCGGATGCTCGGATCGGCATTCGAAGCCGAAGACGCGGTGCAAGAGACGTTGGTGCGCGCGTGGCGCAGCTTCGATCGGTTCGAGGGCCGCGCGGCGGTGCGGTCGTGGCTCTATCGCATCGCGACCAACGTGTGCTTCGACATGCTGAAGGGACGCCGGCGGCGCGCGCTCCCTATGGACTTCATGGCCGTCGGTCGGGCCGACGGACCGGTCGATCCGCCCCTTCCCGAGCTCACGTGGGTCGGACCCGTTCCCGATGGTCGCGTCATGACGGCCGCAGGAGATCCGGCCGAGGAAGCCGAGACCCGCGAATCGGTGCGGCTGGCGTTCGTCGCTGCGTTGCAGCATCTCCCGCCGAGCCAGCGCGCAGTGTTGATCCTGCGAGAGGTGTTGAGATGGAAGGCGAACGAAGTCGCGGAGCTACTCGACACGACGGTGGTGTCGGTGAACAGCGCGCTCCAGCGCGCGCGGTCGACACTCGCCGACCGCAACGTCACCACGCGCAACGTGCTGCCTCCGATCGACGACGCGCACCAAGAACTGCTCGCGCGCTACGTCGACGCGTTCGAACGGTTCGACATCGAGTCGCTCGTGAAGTTGCTCCACGACGACGCGACGATGTCGATGCCGCCGTACGCGCTGTGGCTGCGAGGCTCGGGAGAGCTCGGCGCGTGGCTCCGCGGGCCGGGCAGTGCGTGCCGCGGGTCGCGGTTGGCTCCGATCGCCGCGAACGGGGCACCGGCATTCGCACAATGGCGGTCGAGTCCCGTCGGCGGCTTCGAGGCGTGGTCGATTCACGTCCTCGAATTGTCAGCCGGTCGCATCACCGGGATCGACTTCTTCGTCGACCAGAGGTTGTTCCCGCTCTTCGGCGTGCCGATCCGGCTCACCGGCTGA
- a CDS encoding type II toxin-antitoxin system CcdA family antitoxin, which yields MATTRTTFTLDDSLAERARQLGINVSAAARDGVAAAVRAALAQADRAAYERQPERADSFWTEAEAWTEE from the coding sequence ATGGCGACAACCCGCACGACGTTCACCCTCGACGACTCCTTGGCGGAACGCGCCCGCCAGCTCGGGATCAACGTCTCGGCAGCAGCTCGCGACGGTGTTGCGGCTGCCGTGCGCGCGGCATTGGCGCAGGCCGACCGAGCCGCCTATGAGCGCCAGCCCGAACGAGCCGACTCGTTCTGGACCGAAGCCGAAGCGTGGACCGAGGAGTGA
- a CDS encoding amidohydrolase family protein, protein MDYRLISSDSHLSLPPGYFGRYLPAKHRDHPWVKRVETMQKDQLKMAGMGLAHMAGRPFEEYQEKDIDESAIRPGAFEPEARLSDMDLDGVDAEVLISGGATPTGEGIDVEFQRAVMQSYNNFLSEFASQAPERLIGPATVPFQNMELALEEMKRAAKLPCIRAFLFDAFPQIPYWDEAYEPFWAFANDLGYPIHFHIGQPRSNAFTMGSLAPNEQGTALSFISLAPIGLMETLAIILFAGIPARYPNVSFVFTEAGASWLAYFRERADIVFHRHRFWSQSPLTEDPSVYIGRQVLNTFIEDTTAIRIRHEVGVDNMMWSTDYPHSDSTWPHSQKYIEEAFADVPDDEKHALMAGNAIRIYQL, encoded by the coding sequence ATGGATTACCGCCTGATCTCGTCCGATTCGCATCTCTCGCTGCCGCCCGGGTACTTCGGGCGGTATCTCCCGGCGAAGCACCGCGACCACCCGTGGGTAAAGCGGGTCGAAACCATGCAGAAGGACCAACTCAAGATGGCCGGCATGGGCCTGGCGCACATGGCGGGACGGCCGTTCGAGGAGTACCAGGAGAAGGACATCGACGAGTCCGCCATCCGGCCCGGCGCCTTCGAGCCCGAAGCGCGGCTCTCCGACATGGACCTCGACGGTGTCGACGCCGAGGTGTTGATCTCCGGCGGCGCGACGCCCACCGGTGAGGGCATCGACGTGGAGTTCCAGCGAGCGGTGATGCAGAGCTACAACAACTTCTTGTCGGAGTTCGCGTCGCAAGCCCCGGAGCGTCTGATCGGCCCCGCCACGGTCCCGTTCCAGAACATGGAGCTCGCGCTCGAGGAGATGAAGCGCGCCGCGAAGCTGCCCTGCATCCGTGCCTTTCTCTTCGACGCCTTCCCCCAGATCCCGTACTGGGACGAGGCCTACGAGCCCTTCTGGGCCTTCGCGAACGATCTCGGCTACCCGATCCACTTCCACATCGGCCAGCCGCGGAGCAACGCATTCACGATGGGCTCGCTCGCGCCGAACGAACAGGGCACCGCGCTGAGTTTCATCAGCCTCGCTCCTATCGGGCTCATGGAGACCCTGGCGATCATCCTCTTCGCGGGCATCCCCGCCCGCTACCCGAACGTCAGCTTCGTGTTCACGGAGGCGGGAGCTTCGTGGCTGGCGTACTTCCGCGAGCGCGCCGACATCGTCTTCCATCGCCACCGGTTCTGGAGCCAGTCGCCGCTCACCGAAGACCCGAGCGTGTACATCGGTCGCCAGGTCCTCAACACCTTCATCGAGGACACCACCGCGATCCGTATCCGCCACGAAGTGGGTGTCGACAACATGATGTGGTCGACCGACTACCCGCACTCCGACTCCACATGGCCGCACTCGCAGAAGTACATCGAGGAAGCCTTCGCCGACGTGCCGGACGACGAGAAGCACGCGCTCATGGCGGGCAACGCGATCCGGATCTACCAGTTGTAA
- a CDS encoding PIG-L family deacetylase, whose translation MSRVAVLAPHPDDEVLGCTSVLVEHDAIVVHVTDGVPASVSGDAAVSMRAARDREGRDACAALGARVERFVTLDAVDQEVWFRTAEVASALAELLPELECDAVYVPAFQSGHPDHDGVYVAAQLARNSLADPRLRWTCYALYALDDHGIPGYGWLHPGLYPVVADRPFSAEEIARKSRALRAFTTQVGPGSVVQTWLDAPVGERFAPLPARDAPLPLLRSYYDEVFRFGEQGIDRGTVDHMLRDALAAS comes from the coding sequence ATGAGCCGGGTCGCGGTGCTCGCACCGCACCCCGACGACGAGGTGCTCGGCTGCACGTCGGTGCTCGTCGAGCACGACGCGATCGTCGTTCACGTGACCGACGGCGTACCCGCGAGCGTCAGCGGTGATGCCGCGGTTTCGATGCGCGCCGCGCGTGACCGCGAGGGCCGTGACGCGTGCGCGGCGCTCGGTGCGCGCGTCGAGCGCTTCGTGACGCTCGACGCGGTTGATCAGGAAGTGTGGTTTCGGACCGCCGAAGTAGCCAGCGCGCTCGCGGAGCTCCTTCCCGAGCTCGAATGTGATGCCGTGTACGTGCCCGCGTTCCAGAGCGGTCATCCCGACCACGACGGGGTGTACGTCGCGGCGCAGCTCGCGCGCAACTCGCTCGCCGACCCGCGGCTCCGCTGGACGTGCTACGCGCTGTACGCGCTCGACGACCACGGCATACCGGGCTACGGCTGGCTCCACCCGGGACTGTATCCAGTCGTCGCCGATCGGCCCTTCTCCGCCGAAGAGATCGCCCGGAAGTCGCGCGCGCTGCGCGCCTTCACCACGCAGGTCGGTCCGGGCTCGGTGGTGCAGACCTGGCTCGATGCGCCGGTCGGCGAGCGGTTTGCTCCACTACCGGCGCGTGACGCACCGCTCCCGCTGCTGCGCTCGTACTACGACGAGGTGTTCCGCTTCGGCGAGCAGGGCATCGACCGCGGCACCGTTGACCACATGCTGCGCGACGCGCTGGCAGCTTCGTGA
- a CDS encoding thiolase domain-containing protein, with translation MTIRGKAHIVGAYEHPARRLPDSTLPRIHAEVITGALADAGLMLSDVDGFFCDSTVGFGPISMVEYLGLHVGYVDSTEIGGSSYVAHVGHAATAIAEGKCSIALVSLAGIATLGGGGRPGRAFPEGPFENIWGLTGPVSNYAIAARRHMYEFGTTSAQLAEIKVAASLHAQHNPNALLQDPVTVEEVLDSPMIADPLHRFDCCVVTDGGGAVVVARSEVARDLARPSVKVLGHGEAVKHTDNGRVDLTYSGAVWSGARAFAEAGIGPADVDYASIYDSFTITVLECIEDLGFCEKGKGGTFVLDGALVAPGGRLPFNTDGGGLCNNHPGNRGGMTKIIEAVRQLRGETHPAVQVPDCALAIAHGTGGSLSTRMGSATLVLGRDDA, from the coding sequence ATGACGATCCGCGGCAAGGCACACATCGTCGGCGCCTACGAGCACCCGGCGCGGCGGCTTCCCGATTCGACCCTGCCACGCATCCATGCCGAGGTGATCACCGGCGCGCTGGCCGATGCCGGCCTGATGCTGTCGGATGTCGACGGCTTCTTCTGCGACTCGACCGTCGGTTTCGGCCCCATCTCGATGGTCGAGTACCTCGGCCTGCACGTGGGGTACGTGGACTCCACCGAGATCGGCGGCTCGTCGTACGTCGCGCACGTCGGCCACGCGGCCACCGCGATCGCGGAGGGAAAGTGCTCGATCGCGTTGGTCAGCCTGGCCGGCATCGCGACGCTGGGCGGCGGCGGGCGCCCCGGCCGCGCGTTCCCCGAGGGACCATTCGAGAACATCTGGGGGCTGACGGGCCCGGTGTCGAACTACGCGATCGCCGCCCGTCGACACATGTACGAGTTCGGCACGACGAGCGCGCAACTCGCGGAGATCAAGGTCGCGGCGTCGCTGCACGCACAGCACAATCCCAATGCCTTGCTACAAGACCCGGTGACGGTCGAGGAAGTGCTCGACTCACCCATGATCGCCGACCCCCTGCACCGCTTCGACTGTTGCGTAGTCACCGACGGTGGTGGCGCGGTCGTGGTCGCGCGCTCTGAGGTCGCGCGTGACCTCGCTCGCCCGAGCGTAAAGGTGCTCGGTCACGGCGAAGCGGTGAAGCACACCGACAACGGACGCGTCGACCTCACGTACAGCGGCGCGGTGTGGTCGGGCGCGCGTGCATTCGCCGAAGCGGGAATCGGGCCTGCCGACGTCGACTACGCGTCGATCTACGACTCGTTCACCATCACCGTCCTCGAGTGCATCGAAGATCTCGGCTTCTGCGAGAAGGGCAAAGGAGGCACTTTCGTGCTCGACGGCGCGCTCGTCGCGCCCGGTGGCCGACTTCCCTTCAACACCGATGGTGGCGGGTTGTGCAACAACCACCCCGGCAACCGGGGCGGCATGACGAAGATCATCGAGGCGGTACGCCAACTCCGTGGCGAGACCCATCCCGCGGTCCAGGTACCCGACTGCGCGCTCGCCATCGCGCACGGCACGGGCGGCTCGCTCTCCACGCGTATGGGCAGCGCCACGCTCGTGCTCGGACGGGACGACGCGTGA
- a CDS encoding VOC family protein yields the protein MPQRDSAPIGAPCWVELFTSDPEKSQVFYGELFGWTAEEAGEDYGGYVNFFMDGLPIAGCMLNGDRSGSPDVWSVYLATHDAQATVDAAAANGGQVELPPMPVMELGTMALVTDPGQAGIGIWQPGLHKGCAILGEPGTPTWFELHTRDYEASVQFYRDVFKWDTHVASDTPEFRYTTLGEGDDQLAGIMDAAAFLPDGSPANWSIYFGVDDADAALAKVVDLGGSIVMAADDTPFGRLAQAADPTGALFKLAAGT from the coding sequence GTGCCGCAACGTGACTCAGCCCCGATCGGTGCCCCCTGTTGGGTCGAACTGTTCACCTCCGACCCGGAGAAGAGCCAGGTGTTCTACGGCGAGCTGTTCGGTTGGACGGCCGAAGAGGCCGGCGAGGACTACGGCGGCTATGTCAACTTCTTCATGGACGGGCTGCCCATCGCGGGCTGCATGCTCAACGGCGATCGGTCGGGCTCGCCCGATGTCTGGTCTGTCTACCTGGCTACGCACGATGCCCAGGCCACCGTCGATGCCGCGGCTGCGAACGGCGGTCAGGTGGAGCTTCCCCCGATGCCGGTCATGGAGCTCGGCACCATGGCACTCGTGACCGACCCGGGTCAGGCGGGGATCGGTATCTGGCAGCCCGGCCTCCACAAGGGTTGCGCCATCCTGGGTGAGCCCGGCACGCCTACCTGGTTCGAGCTGCACACTCGCGACTACGAGGCCTCGGTCCAGTTCTACCGCGACGTGTTCAAGTGGGACACTCACGTCGCGAGCGACACCCCCGAGTTCCGCTACACGACGCTCGGCGAAGGCGACGACCAGTTGGCCGGCATCATGGACGCTGCGGCCTTCCTGCCCGACGGGAGCCCGGCGAACTGGTCGATCTACTTCGGCGTTGACGACGCTGACGCGGCTCTGGCCAAGGTCGTCGACCTCGGCGGTTCGATCGTCATGGCCGCCGACGACACCCCGTTCGGACGCTTGGCCCAGGCGGCCGATCCCACCGGAGCGCTCTTCAAGCTCGCCGCCGGTACATGA
- a CDS encoding PIN domain-containing protein: protein MTAVDTSVVVPALATWHEAHEPSRHAASGASIPAHALLESYAVLTRLPAPHRLDSSTASELLGRWFPPSRILELDRAQTGSLLARLAAAGVDGGSAYDGIIALTTAAHDETLLTRDARASATYERLGVPYRLVD from the coding sequence TTGACCGCTGTCGACACCAGCGTCGTCGTGCCGGCCCTCGCGACGTGGCACGAGGCACATGAGCCCAGCCGCCACGCCGCGTCAGGTGCATCGATCCCCGCGCACGCGCTCCTCGAGTCGTATGCGGTACTCACCCGACTGCCCGCTCCGCACCGCCTCGACAGCTCGACCGCGTCCGAGCTGCTCGGGCGCTGGTTCCCGCCGTCCCGGATCCTCGAACTCGATCGCGCGCAGACGGGCTCGCTGCTCGCCCGTCTCGCAGCAGCGGGGGTCGACGGCGGGTCCGCCTACGACGGGATCATCGCGCTCACCACCGCAGCCCACGACGAGACGCTGCTCACGCGAGATGCACGCGCATCCGCCACCTACGAACGGCTCGGTGTGCCGTACCGCCTCGTCGACTGA
- a CDS encoding VOC family protein has translation MTEPSGTVNVRYMVDDVEEAVAFYTKVLDFEVLNNFAPVLADVARGNLRLLLSGPTSSAGRPMSDGAKPGPGGWNRIHLIVDDIDAEVARLRDAGAQFRNDIIEGPAGKQILLQDPSGNVVELFQYAQ, from the coding sequence ATGACTGAACCGAGTGGGACGGTGAACGTCCGCTACATGGTTGACGACGTCGAAGAGGCCGTCGCCTTCTACACCAAAGTCCTCGACTTCGAGGTCCTCAACAACTTCGCACCCGTGCTCGCCGACGTCGCCCGCGGCAACCTACGGCTGCTGCTCAGCGGACCGACCAGCTCGGCAGGCAGGCCGATGTCCGACGGCGCCAAGCCAGGACCCGGTGGCTGGAACCGCATCCACTTGATCGTCGACGACATCGACGCCGAAGTCGCTCGTCTCCGCGACGCCGGCGCCCAGTTCCGCAACGACATCATCGAAGGACCCGCCGGCAAGCAGATCCTGCTGCAGGACCCTTCCGGCAACGTCGTCGAGCTCTTCCAATACGCGCAATGA
- a CDS encoding GNAT family N-acetyltransferase, with product MQVRILRPGELGTAERDAWCAFQRDDPTVASPFLTPEFATAVDATRDDARVAVIEDAGEIAAFFAFSSAGDGAGAPIGATICDAQALVARAGFDWDPAALVRAAGLQSWSFDHLVSTQQPFAPFHHSRHRSPTVDLSAGHDAYLAQVRASSKDVLAQVARRRRKLARQIGDVVVEWQTDDGRALDALFDWKSAQYRETGVWDRFDQPWIVDVVRALAATAADGLTGLLSTLRAGDHLVAVHFGLLGRDRLVWWFPAYDASFGNYSPGLILLLDLIAEAAARGITLVDLGRGEPHNKLRVANGEYDVAEGVVPAAR from the coding sequence GTGCAGGTGCGGATCCTGCGCCCGGGTGAGCTCGGCACTGCCGAACGCGACGCCTGGTGCGCCTTCCAGCGCGACGATCCCACCGTCGCGAGCCCGTTTCTCACTCCCGAATTCGCTACCGCGGTCGACGCCACGCGCGACGACGCCCGCGTCGCCGTGATCGAGGACGCGGGCGAGATCGCCGCGTTCTTCGCCTTCTCGTCGGCCGGCGACGGAGCGGGCGCGCCGATCGGCGCCACCATCTGTGACGCGCAGGCGCTCGTCGCGCGCGCTGGCTTCGACTGGGACCCGGCCGCGTTGGTGCGCGCTGCAGGATTGCAGTCGTGGAGCTTCGACCATCTCGTCTCGACACAACAGCCTTTCGCACCGTTCCACCACTCGCGCCACCGCTCGCCGACCGTCGACCTGTCCGCCGGTCACGACGCGTATCTCGCGCAGGTACGCGCGAGCTCCAAGGACGTGCTCGCGCAGGTGGCTCGCAGGCGGCGCAAGCTGGCCAGGCAGATCGGCGACGTCGTCGTCGAGTGGCAGACCGACGACGGCCGCGCGCTCGACGCGTTGTTCGACTGGAAGTCGGCGCAGTACCGCGAAACAGGGGTGTGGGACCGGTTCGACCAACCGTGGATCGTCGACGTCGTGCGCGCGCTCGCCGCCACCGCAGCTGACGGGCTCACCGGCCTGCTCAGCACGCTGCGCGCCGGTGATCATCTCGTTGCCGTGCACTTCGGGCTGCTGGGTCGGGATCGCCTGGTGTGGTGGTTCCCCGCCTACGACGCGAGCTTTGGGAACTACTCACCCGGCCTGATCCTGCTCCTCGACCTGATCGCCGAAGCGGCGGCGCGCGGCATCACGCTCGTCGATCTCGGTCGCGGCGAGCCCCACAACAAGCTGCGCGTCGCGAACGGCGAGTACGACGTTGCCGAAGGAGTGGTGCCCGCCGCGCGGTAG
- a CDS encoding VOC family protein — protein sequence MTASPALDHIALTVPNLDDQVERLTTAFGMVAQFRSEHFAVVVDPGSDFKLELSTSDDGEVHLRHLGFRTDDVDAAHASLVAAGMETSAAPHRQDFARMYTSFLEQPGGVEVQLVKYD from the coding sequence GTGACAGCATCCCCTGCACTCGACCACATAGCCCTGACAGTGCCGAACCTCGACGACCAAGTCGAACGGCTGACCACCGCCTTCGGCATGGTGGCTCAGTTCCGTTCAGAGCACTTTGCTGTGGTCGTTGACCCCGGCTCCGATTTCAAGCTGGAGCTGAGCACGTCTGACGATGGCGAAGTCCACCTGCGCCATCTGGGGTTTCGTACCGACGATGTCGACGCGGCGCACGCAAGCCTTGTCGCAGCGGGCATGGAAACAAGTGCGGCACCGCATCGACAGGATTTCGCGAGGATGTACACGTCGTTTCTTGAGCAGCCCGGCGGCGTGGAAGTCCAGCTCGTGAAGTACGACTGA
- a CDS encoding type II toxin-antitoxin system PemK/MazF family toxin: MDRGVNRGEIWLAQIGGKRRPVLVLTRPQVIDVRQLVTVAEVTTSIRNIAAEVDFEHDRAGLDRASVINCDGIHTVAQASLTTHVGSVTEDTMRRVCSAISYALGC, translated from the coding sequence GTGGACCGAGGAGTGAACCGGGGTGAGATCTGGTTGGCCCAAATCGGCGGCAAACGCAGGCCCGTCTTGGTGTTGACGCGACCCCAGGTGATCGACGTGCGCCAGCTCGTCACGGTCGCTGAAGTCACAACCTCGATCCGAAACATCGCGGCCGAGGTGGACTTCGAGCACGACCGTGCCGGCCTCGACCGCGCCTCGGTCATCAATTGCGACGGCATCCATACGGTCGCCCAGGCGTCGCTCACTACCCACGTCGGATCCGTGACTGAGGACACGATGCGGAGGGTCTGCTCGGCGATCAGCTACGCCCTCGGCTGCTGA
- a CDS encoding antitoxin produces the protein MRTAIDAAGRLVVPKVLRDRLLLFGGSQVDVVEHDGVIEIRAAPAEVRIVDTPEGPVAVPIEVLPTLTDDDVRTTLERTRR, from the coding sequence ATGAGAACTGCCATCGATGCTGCCGGTCGCCTCGTGGTTCCGAAGGTCCTGCGCGACCGGCTGCTTCTCTTCGGCGGGTCCCAGGTCGACGTGGTCGAGCACGACGGTGTGATCGAGATCCGCGCCGCGCCGGCGGAGGTGCGCATCGTCGACACGCCGGAGGGGCCGGTCGCCGTCCCGATCGAGGTGCTGCCCACATTGACAGACGACGACGTCCGGACCACGCTCGAGCGCACTCGCCGTTGA
- a CDS encoding Zn-ribbon domain-containing OB-fold protein — MSEPLPTPVPEVTPETAAFWSATADGTLLLPRCERCDTVIWYPRSFCPACGSLETTWFPASGLGSVYSFTIIRRGAAPYDRSVPYIVAYVELAEGPRVLTNVVECEPDEVEVGMAVEVVFHDTGEGPALYRFRPLRR, encoded by the coding sequence ATGAGCGAACCACTGCCGACCCCCGTCCCCGAGGTGACACCCGAGACCGCTGCGTTCTGGTCGGCCACCGCCGACGGCACGCTGCTGCTTCCTCGCTGCGAGCGCTGCGACACCGTGATCTGGTACCCGCGCTCGTTCTGCCCGGCGTGCGGGAGCCTGGAGACCACGTGGTTCCCTGCGAGCGGACTCGGCTCGGTCTACAGCTTCACGATCATTCGGCGCGGCGCGGCGCCGTACGACCGCTCGGTCCCCTACATCGTTGCGTACGTCGAGCTCGCGGAGGGCCCGCGCGTGCTGACCAACGTCGTCGAATGCGAACCCGACGAAGTCGAGGTGGGAATGGCGGTGGAGGTGGTCTTCCACGACACGGGCGAGGGTCCGGCGCTCTACCGCTTCCGCCCGCTCAGACGCTGA
- a CDS encoding nucleoside deaminase, with product MAVDLHALMGIALAEARAAPKHGDVPVGAVVAELATGELVARRHNERELLADPTAHAEILALRDAATSRGSWRLDGCVLVVTLEPCPMCAGAAVAARVSEVAFGAADPKAGALGTLYNLGADSRLNHEFAVHAGVRSDEAATLLKDFFADRRP from the coding sequence ATGGCCGTCGACCTGCACGCGCTGATGGGCATCGCGCTCGCCGAGGCGCGCGCCGCGCCGAAGCATGGCGACGTGCCGGTGGGCGCCGTCGTCGCGGAGCTCGCTACCGGTGAGCTCGTGGCGCGGCGTCACAACGAACGCGAGCTGCTGGCGGATCCCACCGCCCACGCCGAGATTCTGGCGTTGCGCGACGCGGCGACTTCGAGAGGAAGCTGGCGACTCGACGGTTGTGTGCTCGTGGTGACGCTCGAGCCCTGTCCGATGTGCGCCGGTGCAGCCGTGGCAGCTCGCGTGTCCGAAGTTGCGTTCGGCGCGGCCGATCCCAAGGCCGGCGCGCTCGGGACCCTCTACAACCTCGGTGCCGACTCGCGTCTCAATCACGAGTTCGCGGTGCACGCGGGCGTGCGTTCGGACGAGGCCGCGACACTCCTGAAGGATTTCTTCGCCGATCGGCGCCCGTAG
- a CDS encoding cyclic nucleotide-binding domain-containing protein, producing the protein MTAPEPALPVAPLGRFRPGVGAMALDGSRSEVTFIVTRTALTCSCTRIRTAVCPEHGKEHQGGTEMPQRHASAHELRQLPPFAHLSKQELRCLERLRANISVRPGKVLARQGHLRLEFGIVIEGTALVTRDGHEIALLESGQHFGEIGIVRAVPNPVTIVACTPVTLEVMSATEFRSAYTTMPALRDHIDNQIDRRIATWLGPRPSDPATQLVRTLLPAHEVGYTLAS; encoded by the coding sequence ATGACCGCGCCCGAGCCGGCCCTTCCCGTCGCGCCCCTCGGCCGCTTCCGCCCGGGCGTGGGAGCGATGGCGCTCGACGGCTCTCGCTCGGAGGTGACGTTCATCGTGACACGGACAGCACTGACGTGCTCGTGCACGCGGATTCGCACCGCCGTGTGCCCCGAACACGGCAAGGAACACCAAGGAGGAACCGAGATGCCACAGCGCCACGCATCTGCCCATGAGCTACGTCAACTACCGCCGTTCGCGCACCTGTCGAAGCAGGAGCTCCGCTGCCTCGAGCGGCTCCGGGCCAACATCTCGGTGCGGCCGGGCAAGGTCTTGGCTCGGCAGGGGCACCTACGCCTGGAGTTCGGGATCGTGATCGAGGGCACGGCACTGGTGACCCGCGACGGGCACGAGATCGCCCTCCTCGAGTCTGGACAGCACTTCGGCGAGATCGGGATCGTTCGTGCCGTCCCCAACCCGGTGACGATCGTGGCCTGCACTCCCGTGACACTGGAGGTCATGAGTGCTACGGAGTTCCGCTCGGCGTACACGACGATGCCTGCGCTACGAGACCACATCGATAACCAGATCGATCGCCGGATCGCGACGTGGCTGGGTCCGAGGCCATCCGATCCCGCGACCCAGCTGGTTCGGACGCTCCTGCCTGCGCACGAGGTGGGCTACACCCTGGCGTCATGA
- a CDS encoding PAS domain-containing protein: MTPTLPAGHGLIAALRDSGGRCGTWVPCFGAVCCRYLADAASEGALVHGDGIVLDADQAFIDMFGFAEPADVVGKNVVELIAALGRALDGAACFGCSRRGPAGAAPTTGATGEDTVAR, from the coding sequence ATGACGCCAACACTGCCCGCAGGACACGGGCTGATCGCGGCACTGCGCGACTCGGGAGGTCGGTGCGGCACCTGGGTGCCCTGCTTCGGAGCAGTCTGCTGCCGCTACCTCGCCGATGCGGCGTCCGAGGGCGCGCTGGTTCATGGTGACGGCATCGTGCTCGATGCCGACCAGGCGTTCATCGACATGTTCGGGTTCGCGGAACCCGCCGACGTGGTCGGAAAGAACGTCGTCGAGCTGATCGCGGCCCTGGGCCGCGCCCTCGACGGTGCGGCGTGTTTTGGCTGCTCACGACGTGGACCTGCCGGCGCCGCCCCCACGACCGGCGCCACGGGAGAAGACACCGTGGCCCGATGA